From the Gemmatimonadota bacterium genome, one window contains:
- a CDS encoding iron-sulfur cluster-binding protein codes for MSFTGPARYREEAAKTIREKPEVRTSITAATRTFDAHRVHAWEQIDADRWRDWARDVKSHVLGKLDEYLEQAEERLTANGARVHWAETAADALAVLGEIVREHGVESVVKAKSMLSEELGVNQHLEGLGVHVRETDLGEYIIQLLGETPSHIVGPAIHLSVDDCRRLFHERLGTPLDAEPDELAGAAREALRAEFLAADLGISGANFLAADTGTVALIENEGNIRLATSLPRVHVAFVGIEKLVPRLEDVSGLLQLTARAATGQPMGNFVSLIQGPRKNDEVDGPDEVHVVLVDNGRTKLLADDAAWEALRCVRCGACLNICPVYRQTGGHAYGWTYSGPIGAIIAPGMLGLEEAMPLPYASTLCGACTDVCPVRIPIPELLVHWREKAAEQGLTPAVETIGLKAYAKLAQSPELFSAAGSVLRHLPLELGGRALPVVGGWLQERSAPKSSKKSFLQMWREGIE; via the coding sequence GTGAGCTTCACGGGACCCGCGAGGTATCGAGAGGAGGCCGCCAAGACGATTCGCGAGAAGCCCGAGGTACGCACGTCGATTACCGCGGCCACGCGCACGTTCGACGCGCATCGTGTTCACGCCTGGGAGCAGATCGACGCGGACCGATGGCGTGACTGGGCTCGGGACGTGAAGTCGCACGTGCTGGGGAAGCTGGATGAGTATCTGGAGCAGGCCGAAGAACGGCTCACAGCGAACGGAGCCCGTGTACACTGGGCGGAGACCGCGGCGGACGCGCTCGCGGTACTCGGCGAGATCGTGCGCGAGCACGGCGTTGAGAGCGTCGTGAAGGCCAAGAGCATGCTCAGCGAGGAGCTGGGTGTGAATCAGCACCTCGAAGGCCTCGGGGTGCACGTGCGTGAGACCGACCTCGGCGAGTACATCATCCAACTGCTGGGTGAAACGCCGAGCCACATCGTGGGGCCCGCGATTCACCTCAGCGTCGACGACTGCCGGAGGCTCTTCCACGAACGGCTGGGCACGCCACTCGACGCAGAACCGGACGAGCTCGCGGGGGCGGCTCGGGAAGCGCTTCGCGCTGAGTTCCTCGCCGCGGATCTTGGGATATCGGGCGCCAACTTCCTGGCGGCGGACACCGGTACGGTCGCGCTCATCGAGAACGAGGGGAATATCCGACTTGCGACGTCGCTGCCCCGCGTGCACGTCGCGTTCGTGGGCATCGAGAAGCTGGTGCCGAGACTCGAGGACGTGTCCGGGCTTCTTCAGCTCACGGCGCGTGCCGCGACCGGGCAGCCGATGGGAAACTTCGTCTCGCTCATTCAGGGACCGAGGAAGAACGACGAGGTCGACGGTCCCGACGAGGTGCACGTCGTGCTCGTGGACAACGGGCGCACGAAGTTGCTCGCAGACGACGCAGCTTGGGAGGCACTCAGGTGCGTGCGCTGCGGAGCGTGTCTCAACATCTGTCCGGTCTATCGGCAGACGGGGGGCCACGCGTACGGCTGGACGTACTCCGGCCCCATCGGAGCGATCATCGCTCCGGGCATGCTCGGCCTCGAGGAGGCGATGCCTCTCCCTTATGCGTCCACCCTGTGCGGAGCCTGCACCGACGTCTGCCCGGTACGCATCCCGATCCCCGAGTTGCTCGTGCACTGGAGGGAGAAGGCCGCCGAACAGGGTCTCACGCCTGCAGTGGAGACCATCGGCCTCAAGGCATACGCGAAGCTCGCGCAGAGCCCCGAGCTCTTCAGCGCCGCCGGTTCGGTGCTGCGTCACCTGCCGCTCGAGCTCGGGGGTCGCGCGCTGCCGGTCGTGGGCGGGTGGCTGCAGGAGCGGTCGGCACCGAAGTCGAGCAAGAAGAGCTTCCTGCAAATGTGGAGGGAGGGCATCGAGTGA
- a CDS encoding (Fe-S)-binding protein, with translation MRVSLFATCLCDQFYAEACADAVRLLRHLGVDVDVPEGQTCCGQPAYNAGRPEEARSMAAHTMDVFADSEYVVLPSGSCAGMIRCFYRGLTGADPGRAESLASRTYELSQFLRQVLKVDTLGPGLEGRRVAYHHGCHALRELGVKDEPLALLAGCGAEVVEWEADQECCGFGGLFSAKLPEVSAAMADRKIDTLPDVDFVTSSDGGCLLQLSGRATKRRTGPPFVHLASALWQGVAR, from the coding sequence ATGCGCGTCTCTCTGTTTGCCACCTGTCTGTGCGATCAGTTCTACGCCGAGGCCTGCGCAGACGCCGTGCGGCTGCTCCGCCACCTCGGTGTCGACGTCGACGTGCCGGAAGGGCAGACGTGCTGCGGACAGCCCGCCTACAACGCCGGTAGGCCCGAGGAAGCCCGAAGCATGGCCGCGCATACGATGGACGTCTTTGCAGATTCCGAGTACGTGGTGCTCCCTTCGGGGAGCTGCGCGGGCATGATTCGATGCTTCTATCGCGGGCTGACCGGCGCGGACCCGGGACGCGCAGAATCACTCGCCAGCCGGACGTACGAGCTGTCGCAGTTCCTGCGGCAGGTGCTGAAAGTCGACACGCTCGGTCCGGGCCTCGAGGGACGTCGCGTCGCTTATCATCACGGCTGTCATGCGCTCCGCGAGCTCGGGGTGAAGGATGAGCCACTCGCGCTGCTCGCTGGCTGTGGCGCTGAGGTGGTCGAGTGGGAGGCCGACCAGGAGTGCTGCGGCTTCGGCGGGCTCTTCAGCGCGAAGCTTCCCGAGGTGTCCGCCGCGATGGCCGACCGGAAGATCGACACACTCCCTGACGTCGACTTCGTGACCTCGTCCGACGGAGGTTGCTTGCTCCAGCTCTCAGGGCGAGCGACGAAGCGCCGCACCGGCCCTCCGTTCGTGCACCTCGCGAGCGCGCTCTGGCAGGGCGTGGCCCGGTGA
- a CDS encoding VOC family protein, which produces MELGAFSISLTVKDLGVSIAFYEKLGFEVSGGDREHYVIMVNGGAVIGLFQGMFEKNILTFNPGLSQDKEQLSEFTDVREIRQRLLDAGIELTTDTEPDGTAPAHVAFDDPDGNPVLIDQFFPKPGTSDG; this is translated from the coding sequence ATGGAGCTCGGCGCGTTTTCGATCAGCCTGACCGTCAAGGACCTGGGGGTCTCGATCGCGTTCTACGAGAAGCTCGGCTTCGAGGTCAGCGGCGGGGACCGTGAGCACTACGTCATCATGGTGAATGGCGGCGCCGTGATCGGTCTCTTCCAGGGGATGTTCGAAAAGAACATCCTGACCTTCAATCCCGGGCTGTCGCAGGACAAGGAGCAACTCTCCGAATTCACCGACGTGCGTGAGATCCGCCAGCGGCTGCTCGACGCGGGCATCGAGTTGACCACGGATACAGAGCCCGACGGCACGGCACCGGCCCACGTCGCGTTCGACGATCCGGACGGCAACCCCGTGCTGATCGATCAGTTCTTCCCTAAACCGGGCACTTCCGACGGCTAG
- a CDS encoding fatty acid desaturase, which translates to MLRSLEYSYWLTLALAVPTAGFLIRLFIIQHDCGHGNFFKSRRVRDWLGRVIGTLLLTPYDYWRKTHAYHHAHSGDLDFRGFGDVDTLTVREYYELTRLQRLQYRIYRHPVVLFGLGPAYQFLLKHRYPTDAPKEWKQAWRSVWWTNVAIVMVVAVMWLTIGIVNFLMVQLPVTLIASTLGVWMFYVQHQFEETYWHWHEGWDYYDASLLGSSYLVLPAPLQWITGNIGVHHVHHMSARIPNYKLQQAHDENEEFHVVTKVRFRDTLKLINLSLWDEDNQRLIRFRDLKKLRKAA; encoded by the coding sequence ATGCTGCGCAGCCTCGAGTACAGCTATTGGCTGACGCTCGCGCTCGCGGTTCCGACCGCAGGCTTTCTGATCCGCCTCTTCATCATCCAGCACGACTGCGGACACGGAAACTTCTTCAAGTCCCGGCGGGTGAGGGATTGGCTCGGGCGCGTGATCGGGACACTGCTGCTGACGCCCTACGACTACTGGCGAAAGACGCACGCGTACCACCACGCTCATTCGGGCGATCTGGACTTCCGCGGCTTCGGGGACGTCGACACGCTCACCGTGCGCGAGTACTACGAGCTGACCCGGCTGCAGAGACTCCAGTACCGAATCTATCGGCACCCTGTCGTGCTCTTTGGCCTAGGGCCCGCGTACCAGTTCCTGCTCAAGCACCGCTACCCGACGGACGCACCGAAGGAGTGGAAGCAGGCGTGGCGAAGCGTTTGGTGGACCAACGTCGCGATCGTGATGGTCGTCGCCGTGATGTGGCTCACCATCGGGATCGTAAATTTCCTGATGGTTCAACTTCCGGTGACGCTGATCGCCTCCACGCTGGGCGTCTGGATGTTCTACGTGCAGCACCAGTTCGAAGAGACGTACTGGCACTGGCATGAGGGCTGGGACTACTACGACGCTTCGCTGCTCGGGAGCTCGTACCTCGTGCTGCCCGCACCTCTGCAGTGGATTACGGGGAACATCGGCGTGCACCATGTGCACCACATGAGCGCGCGGATTCCGAACTACAAGCTACAGCAAGCGCACGACGAGAACGAAGAGTTCCACGTCGTGACCAAGGTGCGCTTTCGCGATACGCTGAAGCTGATCAACCTCTCCTTGTGGGACGAGGACAATCAGCGATTGATCCGGTTCAGGGACCTCAAGAAGCTCCGGAAGGCCGCATAG
- a CDS encoding zinc-dependent metalloprotease, translating to MKRLTGFLTIALVALFPMLIPQAVSAFAAPVLAPQQRGGGPGGRGGGDSDDEDDSGGPKEYSEVITEDAVTKPGMFDVHEVDGDLFFEIPAVELGKEMLLIQRTIESTLQSPSSFFGGGPRLIVQWERNKDRVILREKEYDVIADESAAVWGAVSGFRKGPVLATFDVEAYGADSAAVIDVSDLFLSSIPEFGPIDGLNRGRSWVEDSWSFDDAVNVQVTQSGSGTAGGARGRGGPPGGGRGGRGGNESRSQTVKKLFSMARLPDEPMMPRWHDDRVGFNSSRSYDFTRPDNRLEQVRFIHRFRLEKQNPNAAISDPVQPITYWIDPATPDWLKPWIVSGVEAWQPVFEAAGFSNAIFGRIAPTPEEDPSFSLYDARNSAIYWRPSTVANATGGQVVDPRSGQILKGEVNMYHNIMELQKNWYFIQVGPLDERAQSLPLPDSLMGRLVEYVVSHEIGHSIGFPHNMKASAMYPADSVRSVSFLERMGGSHVATLMDYSRFNYVAQPEDNIPLEYLIPKVGPYDQFALHWGYAPIPGAETPDEELATLDEWAREQDKFPWLRFTTSDAAGSDPEALTEAVGDADAVKSTTYGMLNLGRVMDMMLEVTEKPGESYAELETLYGQAVSQWGRYMGHVTAIVGGAQSQEKYGTGPRFEPVAKSRQREAVDYLNSTAFHVPEMFLDEDILRRIEPTGVVARFRTQQNRVLNSLLGQSKLERLIEFEAMADRADEQYSIADLMSDLVDGIWSELDDRSVRINTYRRNVQRAFLESVDNRLNPTEAELTRSNNPVPATWTSDIRAVMRATLEDLDGAIGDAMPNAGDGMTRIHLRDVRTEVANILEGN from the coding sequence ATGAAACGACTGACCGGTTTTCTTACGATCGCGCTCGTAGCACTCTTCCCGATGTTGATCCCTCAGGCGGTATCGGCGTTCGCGGCTCCCGTGCTGGCCCCCCAGCAGCGTGGGGGCGGTCCCGGCGGCCGAGGCGGTGGTGACAGCGACGACGAAGATGACTCCGGCGGTCCGAAGGAGTATTCGGAAGTCATCACCGAGGATGCCGTTACGAAGCCCGGCATGTTCGACGTGCACGAAGTGGACGGCGACCTCTTCTTCGAGATTCCGGCCGTGGAGCTCGGCAAGGAGATGTTGCTGATTCAGCGCACCATAGAGTCGACGCTGCAGAGTCCGAGCTCGTTCTTCGGCGGTGGCCCGAGGCTCATCGTTCAGTGGGAGAGGAACAAGGATCGGGTCATCCTGCGCGAGAAGGAGTACGACGTCATCGCCGACGAGAGTGCTGCGGTCTGGGGCGCCGTTTCCGGTTTTCGGAAGGGTCCGGTGCTCGCGACCTTCGACGTTGAAGCGTACGGAGCAGACAGCGCAGCCGTCATCGACGTCTCCGACCTCTTCCTGTCCAGCATCCCCGAGTTCGGGCCGATCGACGGACTGAACCGTGGGCGCAGTTGGGTCGAGGATTCCTGGTCGTTCGACGACGCCGTGAACGTCCAGGTCACCCAAAGCGGTTCGGGCACTGCCGGCGGAGCGCGCGGTCGTGGTGGCCCCCCCGGCGGCGGCCGCGGGGGGCGGGGCGGGAACGAGAGCCGGTCTCAGACCGTGAAGAAGTTGTTCAGCATGGCCCGCCTGCCCGACGAGCCGATGATGCCGCGCTGGCACGACGACCGCGTGGGCTTCAACTCGAGCCGTTCCTACGACTTCACGCGGCCGGACAACCGGCTTGAGCAGGTACGGTTCATCCACCGCTTCAGGCTGGAGAAGCAGAACCCGAACGCGGCGATTTCGGACCCGGTGCAACCGATCACATACTGGATCGATCCCGCGACGCCGGACTGGCTCAAGCCGTGGATCGTTTCCGGAGTCGAGGCGTGGCAACCTGTGTTCGAGGCGGCGGGCTTCAGCAACGCGATCTTCGGCCGCATCGCGCCGACGCCCGAGGAGGACCCGAGCTTCTCACTGTACGACGCGCGCAACTCGGCGATCTACTGGCGTCCCTCGACGGTCGCGAACGCGACCGGCGGACAGGTCGTCGACCCCCGTTCAGGGCAGATCCTGAAGGGGGAGGTCAACATGTACCACAACATCATGGAGCTGCAGAAGAACTGGTACTTCATCCAGGTGGGTCCGCTGGATGAGCGGGCCCAGTCGCTGCCCCTGCCGGACTCCTTGATGGGCAGGCTCGTCGAGTACGTGGTCTCGCACGAGATCGGTCACTCGATCGGCTTCCCGCACAACATGAAAGCGTCGGCGATGTACCCCGCCGACTCCGTACGCAGCGTGTCCTTCCTCGAACGCATGGGAGGCAGCCACGTCGCTACGCTCATGGACTACTCCCGCTTCAACTACGTCGCGCAACCAGAGGACAACATCCCGCTCGAATACCTCATCCCGAAAGTGGGGCCGTACGACCAGTTCGCGCTGCATTGGGGCTACGCACCGATTCCGGGAGCGGAGACGCCGGACGAGGAGCTTGCAACGCTCGACGAGTGGGCCCGCGAGCAGGACAAGTTCCCGTGGCTCCGCTTCACTACCTCGGATGCGGCCGGCTCCGACCCGGAGGCGTTGACCGAAGCGGTCGGCGACGCCGACGCCGTGAAGTCCACCACATACGGCATGTTGAACCTCGGGCGCGTCATGGACATGATGCTCGAGGTCACCGAGAAGCCTGGAGAGAGCTACGCCGAGCTCGAGACGCTCTACGGGCAGGCAGTGAGTCAGTGGGGTCGTTACATGGGCCACGTCACCGCGATCGTCGGTGGCGCCCAAAGCCAGGAGAAATACGGGACCGGGCCCCGCTTCGAGCCGGTCGCGAAGTCGCGGCAGCGTGAGGCGGTCGACTACCTCAACAGCACGGCGTTCCACGTCCCTGAGATGTTCCTCGATGAGGACATCCTGCGCAGGATCGAGCCGACGGGAGTGGTGGCGCGCTTTCGCACGCAGCAGAACCGTGTTCTGAACAGCCTTCTGGGTCAGTCCAAGCTGGAGAGGTTGATCGAATTCGAGGCGATGGCTGACCGCGCGGATGAGCAGTATTCGATCGCCGACCTGATGAGCGATCTCGTGGACGGCATCTGGTCGGAGCTGGACGACCGGTCCGTGCGCATCAATACGTACCGACGAAACGTGCAGCGTGCGTTCCTGGAGTCCGTCGACAACCGCCTCAACCCGACGGAAGCCGAGCTGACCCGGTCGAACAACCCAGTGCCGGCGACATGGACATCGGACATCCGAGCTGTCATGCGGGCCACGCTCGAGGACCTCGACGGCGCGATCGGCGACGCTATGCCGAACGCCGGCGATGGCATGACGCGCATCCACCTGCGAGACGTGCGGACAGAAGTCGCGAACATCCTGGAGGGGAATTGA
- the ilvD gene encoding dihydroxy-acid dehydratase — protein sequence MKLPLLRSRQLLEGPARAPARAMLRAVGLDDEDFERPLIGIANTWTDAMPCNIHLRGLADGVREGIREAGGTPLEFNTIAVSDGITMGTSGMRASLVSREVIADSIELMSRGYLFDGVVALSGCDKTIPGTVMALARLDQPSLMLYGGSIQPGMHNGRPVTIQDVFEAVGAHAAGRIDEEELKAIEKAACPGAGACGGQFTANTMATVFEAMGISPMGSGSVPATDPAKMDVARECGRLVVDLVETGLTARQFLTRTALENGVALAVATGGSTNSVLHLLAIAREAGVEFSLEDFARISARTPVLADMKPWGRFNAPDLHAAGGVALVTRRLLDAGCVAGEAPTVTGRTLAEEVARARETPGQEVVRPFENPLKARGGLYILRGNLAPDGCVLKAAGHERGFHRGPARVFDSEEDAFKAFQEGGFKEGDVVVIRCEGPRGGPGMREMLAVTAALAGAGLGSSVALLTDGRFSGATHGLMAGHVSPEAVDGGPIAAVRDGDMITLDLAEGTVSLDLNADEIRTRISEWQAPIKPLPDGVLSKYARLVTSASEGAVTIGT from the coding sequence ATGAAGCTCCCCCTGCTGAGGAGCCGACAGCTGCTCGAAGGACCCGCGCGGGCCCCGGCGCGGGCGATGCTGCGTGCCGTGGGTCTGGATGACGAGGACTTCGAGCGTCCGCTCATCGGGATCGCGAATACCTGGACCGATGCGATGCCCTGCAACATCCACCTCCGCGGACTGGCGGACGGGGTCCGCGAGGGTATCCGCGAGGCCGGCGGGACGCCGCTCGAATTCAATACGATCGCGGTCTCGGATGGGATCACGATGGGCACGTCCGGCATGCGGGCCTCGCTCGTGAGCCGTGAGGTCATCGCCGACTCCATCGAGCTCATGAGCCGCGGCTACCTGTTCGACGGCGTCGTCGCGCTCTCGGGGTGCGACAAGACGATCCCAGGCACGGTGATGGCATTGGCACGCCTGGACCAGCCGAGCCTCATGCTGTATGGGGGATCGATCCAGCCCGGGATGCACAATGGCCGCCCCGTGACGATTCAGGACGTCTTCGAGGCCGTCGGCGCGCATGCGGCGGGGCGCATCGATGAAGAAGAGCTGAAGGCGATCGAGAAGGCCGCCTGCCCCGGAGCCGGAGCCTGCGGCGGGCAGTTCACCGCCAACACGATGGCAACCGTCTTCGAGGCGATGGGGATCTCGCCCATGGGGAGCGGATCGGTTCCGGCGACAGACCCGGCGAAGATGGACGTCGCGCGCGAGTGCGGGCGTCTGGTGGTCGATCTGGTGGAGACGGGCCTCACGGCCCGGCAATTCCTCACGCGGACCGCACTGGAGAATGGCGTCGCGCTTGCCGTGGCCACCGGCGGGTCCACGAACTCGGTCCTCCACTTGCTGGCGATCGCCCGCGAGGCCGGCGTGGAATTCTCGCTCGAGGACTTCGCTCGGATCAGCGCGAGAACTCCGGTCCTCGCGGACATGAAGCCATGGGGCCGATTCAACGCGCCGGATCTGCACGCCGCGGGCGGCGTGGCGCTCGTCACTCGGCGGCTACTCGACGCAGGGTGCGTCGCTGGTGAGGCACCTACCGTCACTGGGCGTACCCTCGCCGAAGAGGTCGCCAGAGCCCGAGAGACGCCTGGCCAGGAGGTCGTGCGCCCATTCGAGAACCCGCTGAAAGCCCGGGGTGGCCTTTACATTCTGCGCGGCAACCTGGCCCCTGACGGGTGCGTGCTGAAGGCCGCCGGTCACGAGCGTGGGTTCCACCGAGGTCCTGCTCGGGTGTTCGACAGCGAAGAGGACGCCTTCAAGGCGTTTCAGGAGGGTGGCTTCAAGGAAGGGGACGTCGTCGTCATCCGATGCGAAGGGCCACGCGGTGGGCCGGGCATGCGTGAGATGCTGGCGGTGACCGCCGCGCTCGCGGGTGCAGGACTCGGCTCCTCCGTCGCGCTACTGACGGACGGCCGCTTCTCGGGCGCCACGCACGGCCTCATGGCCGGACATGTCTCGCCCGAGGCCGTGGACGGTGGTCCCATCGCCGCGGTGCGCGACGGCGACATGATCACGCTCGATCTTGCCGAAGGCACCGTTTCTCTGGACTTGAACGCCGATGAGATCCGCACTCGCATCTCGGAGTGGCAGGCCCCCATCAAGCCTCTGCCGGACGGAGTGCTGTCCAAGTATGCACGGCTCGTCACGTCGGCTTCCGAAGGCGCGGTCACCATCGGCACGTGA
- a CDS encoding carboxypeptidase regulatory-like domain-containing protein → MKYGAEETGGSSSGFAATALLPSLLEPRAISSSPVAVALRESQDESALLELVPASRAADVPDPAGSTSPVFGRVLDDLSGAPIPGTRIILDGTDVAVAGSTGVFEFSSVPVGRHSIRVEQLGYEVLDTDITLVEGPGIFLDVTLGVRPIELDPIVVFALPRRGLIDLYDLRHRVRLGFGSFVTAEEISVRGSPPMSSLVRTLPSIRMIGGTQPVFRDAFSFGQGWCSPTFYLDGMKVGSFDGIKRVETMDVALIEGYAGAASVPGEFSGSDARCGVIAVWTDRGAGLPLSSLIEAWKKGG, encoded by the coding sequence ATGAAGTACGGAGCGGAAGAGACGGGAGGTTCGAGCTCCGGCTTCGCGGCGACGGCACTGCTACCCTCCTTGCTCGAGCCTCGGGCTATTTCCTCCTCCCCGGTCGCCGTGGCTTTGCGCGAGTCTCAGGACGAGTCCGCCCTCCTCGAGCTGGTGCCAGCTTCCCGCGCCGCTGACGTGCCCGATCCCGCTGGATCGACGAGTCCCGTTTTCGGTCGAGTTCTCGATGACCTGAGCGGCGCGCCGATCCCAGGGACGAGGATCATCCTAGACGGGACCGATGTTGCCGTGGCGGGCTCCACCGGCGTCTTCGAGTTCTCGTCTGTGCCTGTCGGTCGGCACTCCATCCGGGTGGAGCAGCTTGGATACGAGGTCCTCGACACCGACATCACGTTGGTAGAGGGTCCGGGAATCTTCTTGGATGTCACCTTGGGTGTACGCCCGATCGAGTTGGATCCGATCGTGGTATTCGCCCTTCCCAGAAGGGGTCTAATCGATCTCTACGACCTCCGACATCGAGTTCGCCTCGGCTTCGGGTCCTTTGTCACGGCAGAAGAGATCTCCGTTCGTGGATCACCGCCTATGTCGTCGCTCGTGCGCACTCTACCCAGTATTCGAATGATCGGTGGAACGCAGCCCGTCTTCAGAGATGCGTTTAGCTTCGGACAGGGCTGGTGCTCGCCGACGTTCTACCTCGACGGGATGAAAGTTGGATCGTTCGACGGCATCAAGCGGGTCGAAACGATGGACGTCGCGTTGATCGAGGGGTATGCGGGAGCTGCTTCTGTTCCGGGGGAATTCAGTGGCTCTGACGCGCGGTGCGGCGTGATCGCGGTGTGGACAGACCGTGGTGCGGGGCTCCCTCTGTCGTCCTTGATCGAGGCCTGGAAGAAGGGTGGGTAG
- a CDS encoding type II toxin-antitoxin system HicA family toxin yields the protein MNATQRKTFQCIFGRPTRADVRWSSIEGLVRALGGEVTEGRGSRVRFRLGDRVATFHGPHPKRVTGKATLEDVRRFLENAGVRP from the coding sequence GTGAACGCAACTCAGCGCAAGACATTCCAGTGCATCTTCGGAAGGCCCACACGGGCTGACGTTCGCTGGTCCAGCATCGAGGGACTGGTCAGGGCGTTGGGGGGCGAAGTCACCGAGGGTCGTGGTTCTCGGGTCCGATTCCGACTCGGAGACCGCGTGGCGACTTTCCACGGACCACACCCTAAGCGGGTCACCGGGAAAGCGACTCTCGAGGACGTCAGACGTTTCTTGGAGAATGCGGGAGTCCGGCCATGA
- a CDS encoding type II toxin-antitoxin system HicB family antitoxin: MIEYKGYTGVFEFDPSIDAFHGRVIGLQDVVTFEGRSVEELRSEMEESVEDYLSLCAEVGKEPERPYRGEFLVRTTPEVHRAVATAAEAAGLSLNAWVETTISAIADQRRVAPIPRTGVSKRAAKKTKRATAERRK, translated from the coding sequence ATGATCGAGTACAAGGGGTACACCGGGGTCTTCGAGTTTGACCCGTCCATCGATGCGTTTCACGGACGTGTGATCGGACTTCAGGATGTCGTGACGTTCGAGGGGCGCTCTGTTGAGGAGCTTCGGAGCGAGATGGAAGAGTCTGTCGAGGATTACCTCTCGCTTTGCGCGGAGGTTGGCAAGGAACCAGAGCGACCCTACCGCGGGGAGTTCTTGGTTCGCACGACGCCAGAGGTACATAGGGCGGTCGCGACCGCAGCGGAGGCCGCCGGACTAAGTCTGAACGCTTGGGTCGAGACGACCATCTCCGCGATTGCCGACCAGCGTCGTGTTGCCCCAATACCGCGAACAGGGGTCTCCAAAAGGGCGGCCAAGAAGACGAAGAGGGCGACAGCTGAGCGGCGCAAGTGA
- a CDS encoding Ig-like domain-containing protein gives MAIRAGDRVRAAARLLGALALTACGGDDATDVRALAVSIEPSRALIVGVGESVDFGAVARDTDGTLVTGETRWASDPAIAEIGPNGVATGVAAGVTTISATIRGATGTAHLEVFVPDAVAAYEVGTSYLGRNGYVEYMPGELPVVLSAPHGGAFTPNEIPDRTFGTTATDRNTVELILAVRESFLEQTGRAPHVIISHLARSKFDANREIVEAAQSDPFAEQAWEEFQDWIGMARVTIDQDFGRGMYFDLHGHGHDIDRLELGYLLSASDLNQSDTPLNALAVVARSSIRDLGRDSPLPFSQLLRGPTSLGGYLQAEGVRALPSPGDPSPGSDAYFTGGYNTRRHGAVSDGEVISGVQIEHHFPGLRDTDANRRTYAARLARSIRLFMLQHYGFFSP, from the coding sequence TTGGCAATTCGGGCAGGGGACCGCGTCCGGGCTGCGGCGAGGCTGCTCGGAGCGCTCGCGTTGACGGCATGCGGTGGTGACGACGCGACCGACGTACGCGCGCTCGCGGTCTCCATCGAGCCGAGCCGGGCGCTCATCGTAGGTGTCGGCGAGAGCGTGGACTTCGGCGCGGTGGCGCGCGACACCGATGGCACTCTCGTCACTGGGGAGACGCGATGGGCGTCGGATCCCGCGATCGCCGAGATCGGCCCGAATGGTGTGGCGACGGGTGTGGCGGCCGGTGTCACAACGATCTCCGCCACGATCCGGGGCGCAACCGGCACGGCTCATCTAGAAGTCTTCGTGCCCGACGCGGTCGCCGCGTACGAGGTCGGCACGAGCTACCTCGGGCGCAACGGATACGTCGAGTACATGCCAGGGGAGCTGCCGGTCGTGCTGTCGGCACCTCACGGCGGGGCGTTCACGCCCAACGAGATCCCGGATCGCACCTTTGGCACGACGGCCACCGATCGCAATACCGTCGAGCTCATTCTCGCCGTACGCGAGTCGTTCCTCGAGCAGACAGGCCGAGCGCCACACGTCATCATCTCCCACCTCGCACGTAGCAAGTTCGATGCAAACCGCGAGATCGTCGAGGCTGCCCAGAGCGATCCGTTCGCGGAGCAGGCTTGGGAGGAATTCCAGGACTGGATCGGGATGGCGCGGGTGACGATTGATCAGGACTTCGGTCGGGGCATGTATTTCGACTTGCACGGTCACGGTCACGACATCGACCGGCTCGAGCTCGGCTACCTGCTGAGCGCGAGCGACCTCAACCAGTCTGACACGCCGCTCAACGCGCTGGCAGTCGTCGCCCGCAGCAGCATTCGCGACCTCGGCCGGGATTCGCCGCTCCCGTTTTCACAACTTCTGCGTGGACCTACCTCCCTGGGCGGCTATCTGCAGGCCGAGGGTGTGCGCGCTCTGCCCAGCCCGGGCGATCCCTCGCCTGGCAGCGATGCCTACTTCACGGGTGGGTACAACACCCGCCGGCATGGCGCCGTTTCGGACGGTGAAGTCATCAGCGGGGTCCAGATCGAGCATCACTTCCCGGGCCTCCGGGACACCGATGCCAACCGGCGCACGTATGCGGCACGGCTCGCGCGGTCGATCCGGCTCTTCATGTTGCAGCACTACGGCTTCTTCTCCCCTTGA